The Sesamum indicum cultivar Zhongzhi No. 13 linkage group LG6, S_indicum_v1.0, whole genome shotgun sequence genome has a segment encoding these proteins:
- the LOC105164504 gene encoding probable trehalase: MDRVVSLDPIITTTLFIFSFTLIMSNTIVTAAACTPKDSGPVIPTTPLITFLERVQEAALKTYGHKGFDPKLYVDMSLKQNLSTTVAAFDKLTRTANGSISVEELNGFLEKYLGGAAEDLVYVDPVDFVAEPEDFLPKVKSPEVRAWALEVHSLWKNLSRKVSGQVLENPDFYTMLPLENPVIIPGSRFREVYYWDSYWVIRGLLASKMYETAKGIVYNLISLIDEFGHVLNGARAYYTNRSQPPLLSSMVIDIYNRTHDETLVIRSLPALVKEHEFWNSGVHQVNIMDADGTNHSLSRYYALWNQPRPESSTTDRETASKLSNNCDKTQLYRELASAAESGWDFSTRWMRNESDLATLTTTSIIPVDLNVFILKMELDISFLAHVVGDAVTAGRFSEASQARKKAINSVLWNAEMQQWLDYWLSDSNPSKEEVYTWRRSGQNQKVFASNFIPLWIELFNSDVKMVDDVVLSLQNSGLVRSFGIATSLTNSGQQWDFPNGWAPLQHMIAEGLVRSGSKHARCVAKDIVVKWTRTNYVAYKKTGAMHEKYDVEKCGGFGGGGEYIPQTGFGWSNGVVLAFLEEFGWPEDLKLDC; the protein is encoded by the exons ATGGACAGAGTAGTATCACTGGATCCGATCATCACCACCACTCTGTTCATCTTCTCATTTACGCTGATCATGAGCAATACTATAGTCACAGCAGCTGCTTGCACCCCGAAGGACTCGGGCCCTGTGATTCCCACGACTCCTCTGATCACGTTTCTCGAACGGGTTCAAGAAGCAGCTCTGAAGACTTATGGGCACAAGGGCTTTGATCCAAAACTGTACGTCGATATGTCACTGAAGCAAAACCTCTCGACAACAGTCGCAGCCTTTGACAAACTAACCAGAACAGCGAATGGTTCGATTTCAGTGGAAGAATTGAATGGTTTCCTGGAGAAATATTTGGGTGGGGCGGCGGAGGATTTGGTGTATGTGGACCCGGTTGACTTTGTGGCGGAGCCCGAAGACTTCTTGCCTAAAGTGAAGAGCCCAGAGGTGAGGGCTTGGGCCTTGGAGGTGCATAGCCTCTGGAAGAATTTGAGTAGGAAGGTTTCGGGCCAGGTCCTTGAGAATCCCGATTTCTATACTATGCTCCCTTTGGAGAACCCTGTTATTATTCCCGGGTCAAGGTTCAGGGAGGTTTACTATTGGGATTCTTACTGGGTGATCAG GGGGTTGTTAGCAAGTAAAATGTACGAGACGGCAAAAGGGATTGTGTATAATCTCATTTCCCTCATAGATGAATTCGGTCATGTTCTCAATGGTGCAAGGGCATACTACACGAATcgaag CCAACCTCCTTTGCTGAGCTCAATGgttatagatatatacaatCGCACACATGACGAAACCTTGGTTATAAGATCACTTCCTGCATTGGTGAAGGAGCACGAGTTTTGGAATTCAG GGGTGCATCAGGTGAATATCATGGATGCTGATGGTACGAATCACAGTCTAAGTCGATATTACGCATTGTGGAATCAACCAAGGCCCGAGTCATCAACTACT GATAGGGAAACAGCTTCGAAACTCTCAAATAACTGTGATAAAACACAACTATATCGTGAACTAGCGTCCGCTGCTGAATCTGGGTGGGATTTCAGTACCAGATGGATGAG GAATGAGTCTGATCTAGCAACATTAACTACAACATCAATTATACCTGTGGATTTGAATGTATTCATTTTGAAG ATGGAGCTCGATATATCCTTTCTGGCACATGTTGTCGGAGATGCTGTAACGGCTGGACGCTTTAGTGAAGCTTCTCAGGCTAGAAAAAAGGCCATAAACTCTGTTTTGTGGAATGCGGAGATGCAACAGTGGCTCGATTACTGGTTGAGTGACTCCAACCCATCGAAG GAGGAGGTGTATACATGGAGACGTTCAGGCCAGAATCAGAAAGTATTTGCGTCAAACTTCATTCCCTTGTGGATCGAACTGTTTAATTCAG ATGTCAAGATGGTGGATGATGTCGTCCTAAGTCTACAAAATTCCGGTTTGGTTCGCTCGTTTGGGATTGCGACTTCTTTGACAAACTCGGGACAACAATG GGATTTTCCTAATGGTTGGGCTCCTCTCCAGCACATGATCGCCGAAGGCCTTGTAAGGTCAGGGTCAAAACACGCAAGATGTGTTGCCAAAGATATTGTTGTTAAGTGGACCAGGACAAACTATGTGGCTTATAAGAAGACTGGAGCGATGCATGAAAAATACGACGTGGAAAAATGTGGAGGCTTTGGAGGGGGCGGGGAATATATACCCCAA ACGGGATTTGGCTGGTCGAACGGAGTCGTCTTAGCATTCTTGGAGGAATTCGGATGGCCAGAAGACCTGAAACTTGACTGTTAA